Proteins found in one Halobaculum sp. MBLA0147 genomic segment:
- a CDS encoding V-type ATP synthase subunit B, translating to MKEYETITEVSGPLVFAEVDEPIGYDEIVEIETPDGETKRGQVLETEDGLVAIQVFEGTSGIDRNASVRFLGETLKMSLTEDLLGRVLDGSGQPIDGGPDVVPEEERDIVGAAINPVSREYPEEFIQTGVSAIDGMNTLVRGQKLPIFSASGLPHNELALQIARQASVPEEEEAGEDSEFAVIFGAMGITQEEANEFMDDFERTGALERSIVFMNLADDPAVERTVTPRLALTTAEYLAFDKGYHVLTILTDMTNYCEALREIGAAREEVPGRRGYPGYMYTDLATLYERAGRIDGREGSVTQIPILTMPGDDDTHPIPDLTGYITEGQIMMSRELNSQGVEPPVDVLPSLSRLMDDGIGEGLTRGDHADVKDQLYAAYAEGVELRDLENIVGREALDERQNRLLDFADRFESEFVQQGYDSERDIDGTLEIGWDLLSLLPKTELNRVDEDLIEEYYREDAEEVAAD from the coding sequence ATGAAAGAGTACGAGACAATCACGGAAGTCAGCGGCCCGCTGGTGTTCGCCGAGGTCGACGAGCCGATCGGGTACGACGAGATCGTCGAGATCGAGACGCCGGACGGCGAGACCAAGCGCGGCCAGGTGCTGGAGACGGAGGACGGCCTCGTCGCCATCCAGGTGTTCGAGGGCACCTCCGGCATCGACCGCAACGCGTCCGTCCGGTTCCTGGGCGAGACGCTGAAGATGTCGCTCACGGAGGACCTGCTCGGGCGCGTGCTCGACGGGTCGGGGCAGCCGATCGACGGTGGGCCCGACGTGGTCCCCGAGGAGGAGCGTGACATCGTCGGGGCGGCGATCAACCCGGTCTCCCGGGAGTACCCCGAGGAGTTCATCCAGACGGGTGTCTCCGCCATCGACGGGATGAACACGCTCGTCCGCGGTCAGAAGCTGCCGATCTTCTCGGCGTCGGGGCTGCCGCACAACGAACTGGCACTCCAGATCGCGCGACAGGCGTCCGTCCCCGAGGAGGAGGAGGCCGGCGAGGACTCCGAGTTCGCGGTGATCTTCGGCGCGATGGGGATCACCCAGGAGGAGGCCAACGAGTTCATGGACGACTTCGAGCGCACCGGCGCGCTCGAACGGTCGATCGTCTTCATGAACCTCGCGGACGACCCGGCCGTCGAGCGGACGGTGACGCCGCGGCTGGCGTTGACCACCGCCGAGTACCTCGCGTTCGACAAGGGGTACCACGTCCTGACGATCCTGACGGACATGACGAACTACTGTGAGGCGCTGCGCGAGATCGGGGCGGCCCGCGAGGAGGTCCCCGGTCGGCGTGGCTACCCGGGGTACATGTACACGGACCTGGCGACGCTGTACGAGCGTGCCGGCCGGATCGACGGCCGCGAGGGCTCCGTGACGCAGATCCCGATCCTCACGATGCCGGGCGACGACGACACGCACCCGATCCCGGACCTGACCGGCTACATCACGGAGGGGCAGATCATGATGAGCCGCGAGTTGAACAGTCAGGGTGTCGAGCCGCCCGTCGACGTGCTCCCGAGTCTGTCGCGGCTGATGGACGACGGGATCGGCGAGGGGCTGACGCGTGGCGACCACGCGGACGTGAAAGACCAGCTGTACGCGGCCTACGCCGAGGGTGTCGAACTCCGCGACCTGGAGAACATCGTCGGCCGGGAGGCGCTGGACGAGCGGCAGAACCGCCTGCTCGACTTCGCCGACCGGTTCGAGTCCGAGTTCGTCCAGCAGGGGTACGACTCCGAGCGCGACATCGACGGCACGCTCGAGATCGGCTGGGACCTGCTGTCGCTGCTCCCGAAGACGGAACTCAACCGCGTCGACGAGGACCTGATCGAGGAGTACTACCGCGAGGACGCCGAGGAAGTCGCCGCGGACTGA
- a CDS encoding helix-turn-helix domain-containing protein — MSETRLAQTCWRLVQQILAHETGALSVEELSYRNPEIERETVDYHLRKLEAQSLTERHSVDGGPNELPSTYWAVTECGVRRLDDLGFYDEVAVLEVADDALERTDRIERIEQFEERPAVDVSP, encoded by the coding sequence ATGAGCGAGACTCGACTGGCCCAGACGTGCTGGCGGCTCGTCCAGCAGATCCTCGCCCACGAGACCGGAGCACTCTCCGTCGAGGAGCTGTCGTACCGGAACCCGGAGATCGAGCGCGAGACGGTCGACTACCACCTACGTAAACTCGAGGCCCAGTCGCTCACCGAGCGGCACTCGGTCGACGGCGGACCGAACGAACTGCCGAGCACGTACTGGGCAGTGACCGAGTGTGGCGTCCGGCGACTGGACGACCTCGGGTTCTACGACGAGGTCGCGGTTCTCGAAGTCGCCGACGACGCACTGGAGCGCACGGATCGGATCGAACGGATCGAGCAGTTCGAGGAGCGCCCGGCAGTGGACGTGTCGCCGTGA
- a CDS encoding 5'-nucleotidase C-terminal domain-containing protein — MSGDALPLFCLDDLERLYDDPGHVGRLAGLLRSTPSDAVVVGAGDDTALGTLAVLAERAGTDATPLLPGGVVDADSTDGGVTHPDADGTGTTHADAGASDETTGPDAVSVPDRGRGLAGPLFDAVAHDAETVGNHDLDLGGEWATEWVDRVPATYCCANLVEPELPVPGHTVVERDDTRVGIVGVTHPDLSAYLLAREAAATDPVPAAREELAALRDRGVDHTVVLSHCGAHDERVARETDADAVVGAHVHERLLAVVDGTPLVRSGGPDAVVELALGAADPSVTVHRLTPQATTGADDDTPSDGADDATAGDTRLAVDLRDATDAPVHEPTRDRYRALRTELGADEPVATVAESIRRGSPERTGGESRAGNFLADAIRTAVGTDCALFFVGSMRAGPPLSGTVDVGDVVSLAPFDDTVRELRLTGAELRQVLADCGTPHPGDRGWVHVHVAGLRVRWDETGALRSVRLVDDESNAADAASPLPETETYRVATQGAFVETDGYGPADSAHVVREDTEMLPALVRHAADGGLNVGVEGRIGRGES, encoded by the coding sequence GTGTCAGGAGACGCCCTCCCGCTGTTCTGTCTCGACGACCTGGAGCGACTGTACGACGACCCCGGCCACGTCGGCCGGCTGGCCGGGCTCCTCCGGTCGACACCGTCCGACGCGGTCGTCGTCGGGGCGGGCGACGACACAGCACTCGGGACGCTCGCGGTGCTGGCCGAACGTGCCGGCACCGACGCGACACCGCTGCTGCCGGGTGGTGTCGTCGACGCCGACAGTACCGACGGCGGCGTTACACACCCCGACGCCGACGGTACCGGCACTACCCACGCCGACGCCGGGGCGTCCGACGAGACCACCGGTCCAGACGCGGTGTCGGTTCCGGATCGCGGGCGTGGACTCGCCGGGCCGTTGTTCGACGCCGTCGCACACGACGCCGAGACGGTCGGTAACCACGACCTCGACCTCGGCGGGGAGTGGGCGACCGAGTGGGTGGACCGCGTCCCGGCGACGTACTGTTGTGCGAACCTCGTGGAGCCGGAACTCCCGGTGCCGGGCCACACGGTCGTCGAGCGCGACGACACCCGCGTCGGGATCGTCGGGGTCACACACCCTGACCTGTCCGCGTACCTGCTCGCGAGAGAGGCGGCCGCGACCGACCCGGTACCCGCCGCGCGCGAGGAGCTGGCGGCGCTGCGCGACCGCGGCGTCGACCACACGGTCGTCCTCTCACACTGTGGCGCCCACGACGAGCGGGTCGCCCGCGAGACGGACGCCGACGCCGTCGTCGGCGCGCACGTGCACGAACGACTGCTGGCCGTCGTCGACGGCACGCCGCTCGTGCGTTCCGGCGGTCCCGACGCGGTCGTCGAACTCGCGCTCGGTGCCGCCGACCCGTCGGTCACCGTCCACCGACTGACGCCGCAGGCGACGACGGGGGCCGACGACGACACACCGAGTGACGGTGCCGACGACGCCACGGCCGGCGACACGCGCCTCGCCGTCGACCTCCGGGACGCGACCGACGCGCCGGTCCACGAGCCGACGCGCGACCGGTACCGCGCGCTCCGGACGGAACTGGGTGCCGACGAGCCGGTCGCGACCGTCGCGGAGTCGATCCGTCGGGGGAGCCCCGAACGTACCGGCGGCGAGTCGCGCGCCGGCAACTTCCTCGCGGACGCGATCCGGACGGCCGTCGGCACCGACTGCGCGCTGTTCTTCGTCGGGTCGATGCGCGCCGGCCCGCCGCTGTCGGGGACCGTCGACGTCGGCGACGTCGTGTCACTGGCACCGTTCGACGACACCGTCCGCGAACTCCGCCTCACCGGCGCCGAACTCCGGCAGGTGCTGGCCGACTGCGGGACGCCGCACCCCGGCGACCGCGGCTGGGTCCACGTCCACGTCGCCGGGCTGCGCGTCCGCTGGGACGAGACTGGCGCGTTGCGGTCGGTCCGTCTGGTCGACGACGAGTCGAACGCGGCGGACGCGGCGAGCCCACTCCCGGAGACGGAGACGTACCGCGTCGCGACGCAGGGCGCGTTCGTCGAGACGGACGGCTACGGTCCCGCCGACTCCGCACACGTCGTCCGCGAGGACACCGAGATGCTGCCCGCACTGGTCCGGCACGCCGCGGACGGCGGACTGAACGTGGGTGTCGAGGGGCGGATCGGGCGAGGAGAGAGCTAG
- a CDS encoding DUF4897 domain-containing protein, whose product MRSLSVVAVVTLVLATVLVPVAAVGGASATQSTLPGVGTGAAPPPVPAAADQPAVDDTVTRIELATNGTAVWELAYQTRLQTDAEVADYRTFQSEFRNDTATFETTFRERIGAVVADATNETGREMAVTNVTATTAIRQVPRRIGVVTYRFRWTGFAETDGDRVVAGDVFEGGYYLADNDSLVVVAPSDYVVDRATPTPSVSDERQVRWTGRLSFADGRPLVAARPADTPTRTATRTRTRTPTPATVTTGPATAGGDGGGGVPWLLVGAVALVLAAVVALAVRGGGPFGGDGSFGGGTRSDGTPPDDGAPPDGTGGTGTHGADVETRGGDGEADTSTGGAGGESGATSAGDESTTPSRPSVGTTATGDGEPTAADAATADAIAAGDGTDEHTDSDSGTDDDEGLPEPYASVLDGIRPPLTDAERVERALARERGRMRQSALADELDWSASKTSRVLSDMESDDRIEKIRVGRENVVDLAVDEADDTG is encoded by the coding sequence ATGCGGAGTCTGTCGGTCGTCGCCGTCGTCACGCTCGTCCTCGCGACCGTGCTCGTCCCCGTCGCCGCCGTCGGCGGTGCGAGCGCCACACAGTCCACCCTCCCGGGAGTCGGAACCGGTGCGGCGCCGCCGCCGGTGCCCGCCGCCGCGGACCAGCCGGCCGTCGACGACACCGTCACACGGATCGAGTTGGCCACGAACGGGACGGCCGTCTGGGAGTTGGCTTACCAGACGCGGCTCCAGACGGACGCGGAGGTCGCCGACTACCGGACGTTCCAGTCGGAGTTCCGCAACGACACGGCGACGTTCGAGACGACGTTCCGCGAGCGGATCGGCGCGGTCGTCGCCGACGCGACCAACGAGACCGGTCGCGAGATGGCCGTCACGAACGTGACGGCGACGACCGCGATCAGACAGGTCCCGCGCCGGATCGGCGTCGTCACCTACCGGTTCCGGTGGACGGGGTTCGCCGAGACCGACGGTGACCGCGTGGTCGCCGGGGACGTGTTCGAAGGGGGGTACTACCTCGCGGACAACGACTCGCTGGTCGTCGTCGCGCCGTCCGACTACGTCGTCGACCGTGCGACGCCGACCCCCTCCGTGAGCGACGAGCGGCAGGTGCGGTGGACCGGCCGACTCAGTTTCGCCGACGGGCGGCCGCTCGTCGCCGCGAGGCCGGCAGACACACCCACTCGGACGGCGACACGGACACGGACGCGAACGCCGACGCCCGCGACAGTCACGACCGGGCCCGCGACCGCCGGCGGCGACGGCGGCGGTGGGGTGCCGTGGCTCCTCGTCGGCGCGGTGGCGCTGGTCCTCGCCGCGGTGGTGGCGTTGGCCGTCCGCGGCGGTGGTCCGTTCGGCGGCGACGGATCGTTCGGCGGTGGGACACGGAGCGACGGAACACCGCCAGACGACGGAGCACCGCCGGACGGCACCGGCGGCACGGGGACCCACGGTGCCGACGTGGAGACCCGCGGTGGCGACGGGGAGGCCGACACGTCCACGGGAGGGGCGGGCGGCGAGTCGGGCGCCACGTCCGCCGGCGACGAGTCGACGACACCCAGTCGTCCGAGTGTCGGGACGACGGCGACGGGCGACGGGGAGCCGACGGCAGCGGACGCCGCGACGGCGGACGCCATCGCGGCGGGCGACGGGACGGACGAGCACACCGACTCGGACTCGGGGACGGACGACGACGAGGGGCTCCCAGAGCCGTACGCGTCGGTCCTCGACGGGATCAGACCGCCGTTGACGGACGCAGAACGGGTCGAGCGCGCGCTGGCACGCGAGCGCGGCCGGATGCGCCAGAGCGCGCTCGCCGACGAACTCGACTGGTCGGCCTCGAAGACCTCCCGCGTGCTCTCGGACATGGAGTCGGACGACCGGATCGAGAAGATCCGCGTCGGCCGCGAGAACGTCGTCGACCTGGCCGTCGACGAGGCCGACGACACGGGGTGA
- a CDS encoding histidine kinase N-terminal 7TM domain-containing protein, with the protein MPSVTSLPVLGALGAAGGTVYLLVRLRAYSDAPGADWFRLVLGLQTVYTAAYGIGFLVTDPVWRAVAEVVFWVVFVWIGPTFAAFALVYTGRGGLLSSWPFRITAAVTALLAVVLAATPLHGLTWTEFRLLETAGVVGVTYARGPAVYAAFVVGAVSTAGGAILLFDTVVSYGPLYRGEALAVGVSTLPPAVGATLWTFGLPPTGVNLMPVLALPHVVFDAYAFLGSDMFEFDPATRRASERAAIDDVATPVVIVDTDDRVVTLNTAGETLFGRAKRDALGEPLAELLDEPLDPAAPPESVPVRVDGRRRTFTVTVSSLSDTTGRRVGHTVVLQDVTEQRRRQQRLGVLNRVLRHNLRNDLSVVEVYADQIAATTEGEPARLADEIRTQTAGLVELGGKARSAADALDGDDESRTVALAAVVDDAVGRVDGIGTTTTAAAAGGSAAGDGDGPLSPADLGPVADGAGAESTGGAGAESADGEAEESTDDSATDDSTRDPSDAPAPRVVVDVPADLRLTLDPRPLGLAVETLVENGVTHGGETVVVAARHHDGEVVVSVADDGPGIPDHELSPLAAGRETALDHGSGLGLWLVRWSADALGAELDVDTTDGTTVTLRFSDRIVATESDDGAAEVADE; encoded by the coding sequence ATGCCGTCGGTGACCTCCCTCCCGGTGTTGGGCGCGCTCGGAGCGGCCGGGGGGACGGTGTACCTGCTCGTGCGACTCCGTGCGTACAGCGACGCGCCGGGCGCGGACTGGTTCCGGCTCGTCCTCGGGCTCCAGACGGTGTACACGGCCGCGTACGGGATCGGGTTCCTCGTGACGGACCCCGTCTGGCGCGCGGTCGCGGAGGTCGTCTTCTGGGTCGTGTTCGTCTGGATCGGCCCGACGTTCGCCGCGTTCGCCCTGGTGTACACCGGCCGTGGTGGCCTCCTCTCGTCGTGGCCGTTCCGGATCACTGCCGCCGTCACCGCGCTGCTCGCCGTCGTGTTGGCGGCGACACCGCTACACGGCCTCACGTGGACGGAGTTCCGACTGCTCGAGACCGCGGGCGTCGTCGGCGTCACCTACGCACGCGGTCCGGCGGTCTACGCCGCCTTCGTCGTCGGGGCCGTGTCGACGGCGGGTGGTGCGATCCTGCTGTTCGACACCGTCGTCAGCTACGGCCCGCTGTACCGCGGCGAGGCGCTCGCGGTGGGTGTGAGCACACTCCCGCCGGCGGTCGGGGCGACGCTGTGGACGTTCGGCCTCCCGCCGACGGGGGTGAACCTGATGCCGGTGTTGGCGCTGCCGCACGTCGTCTTCGACGCGTACGCCTTCCTCGGCTCGGACATGTTCGAGTTCGACCCCGCGACGCGGCGGGCCAGCGAGCGGGCGGCCATCGACGACGTGGCGACACCGGTGGTCATCGTCGACACCGACGACCGCGTCGTGACGCTCAACACCGCGGGCGAGACGCTGTTCGGCCGCGCCAAGCGGGACGCGCTCGGGGAGCCACTCGCGGAGCTGCTCGACGAGCCGCTGGACCCGGCCGCACCCCCCGAGAGCGTCCCGGTGCGTGTCGACGGCCGCCGGCGGACGTTCACCGTCACCGTCTCGTCGTTGTCGGACACCACCGGCAGGCGAGTCGGACACACGGTGGTGTTGCAGGACGTGACCGAGCAACGCCGTCGCCAGCAGCGGCTGGGCGTGCTCAACCGCGTGCTCCGGCACAACCTCCGCAACGACCTGAGTGTCGTGGAGGTGTACGCCGACCAGATCGCGGCGACGACGGAGGGGGAGCCGGCGCGACTCGCGGACGAGATCCGCACACAGACGGCGGGTCTCGTCGAGTTGGGTGGGAAGGCGCGTTCCGCCGCGGACGCTCTCGACGGTGACGACGAGTCGCGCACTGTCGCGCTCGCTGCCGTCGTCGACGACGCCGTCGGACGTGTCGACGGTATCGGGACCACGACCACCGCGGCGGCCGCCGGAGGGAGCGCGGCCGGGGACGGCGACGGACCGCTATCGCCGGCCGATCTCGGCCCGGTCGCGGACGGTGCGGGTGCGGAGAGTACGGGCGGTGCGGGTGCGGAGAGTGCTGACGGCGAAGCCGAGGAGAGCACGGACGACTCGGCCACGGACGACTCGACGCGGGACCCCTCCGACGCCCCAGCGCCGCGTGTCGTCGTCGACGTGCCGGCGGACCTGCGCCTGACGCTGGACCCGCGGCCGCTCGGGTTGGCCGTCGAGACGCTCGTCGAGAACGGCGTGACCCACGGCGGCGAGACGGTCGTCGTCGCGGCACGACACCACGACGGCGAGGTTGTGGTGTCGGTCGCCGACGACGGCCCGGGGATTCCGGACCACGAACTCTCGCCGCTCGCGGCGGGTCGCGAGACGGCACTCGACCACGGGAGTGGCCTGGGACTGTGGCTCGTCCGCTGGAGTGCGGACGCGCTCGGGGCCGAACTGGACGTGGACACGACCGACGGGACGACGGTGACGCTCCGGTTCTCCGACCGGATCGTCGCGACGGAGTCGGACGACGGCGCGGCCGAGGTGGCCGACGAGTGA
- a CDS encoding TIGR04206 family protein, with product MAADARADDGESVDADARADDGGSADTDARADDSGSVGTDPPTRRPLVAVVAVLVAGVVPWSVQRFTGGEVFLRFAWGGVSFEPAVTVQWLWAYPLFAGPPVLVQWVTATGCWLLALASAASAGVGLEDRRVTVGLLALAGVVNALVALEFGVQPTRTGYPTGSLAVWLVAGWHLRGDGRAARGASRGDGG from the coding sequence ATGGCCGCCGACGCGCGAGCGGACGACGGTGAGTCGGTCGATGCCGACGCACGAGCGGACGACGGTGGGTCGGCCGACACCGACGCGCGAGCGGACGACAGTGGGTCGGTCGGCACGGATCCTCCAACTCGGCGACCGCTCGTCGCGGTCGTCGCGGTACTCGTGGCCGGAGTCGTGCCGTGGTCGGTCCAGCGGTTCACCGGCGGCGAGGTGTTCTTGCGGTTCGCGTGGGGTGGCGTGAGCTTCGAGCCGGCCGTGACCGTCCAGTGGCTGTGGGCGTACCCGTTGTTCGCCGGGCCGCCGGTGCTCGTCCAGTGGGTCACCGCGACCGGCTGTTGGCTGTTGGCGCTGGCGAGTGCCGCGAGTGCGGGTGTCGGACTCGAAGACAGACGCGTCACCGTCGGGCTGCTCGCGCTGGCGGGTGTGGTGAACGCGCTGGTGGCGCTGGAGTTCGGCGTCCAGCCGACGCGGACGGGCTACCCGACCGGATCGCTGGCGGTGTGGCTCGTCGCCGGCTGGCACCTCCGTGGTGACGGGCGGGCAGCCCGCGGGGCTTCGCGCGGCGACGGCGGGTGA
- a CDS encoding OBG GTPase family GTP-binding protein, with translation MGLEEEIEDLREEIAETPYNKSTEAHIGRLKAKLAEKKEKLENQSSAGGGHGYAVEKHGDATVALVGFPSVGKSTLINALTNADSETGSYEFTTLDVNPGMLQFRGANVQMLDVPGLIEGAAGGRGGGKEVLSVVRTADLVVFVLSVFEIEQYDRLSEELYDTNIRLDTEPANVNIRKTHKDGIQVTMGDDVTLAEETVKDVLREYGYVNAVVTIPHDLTIDELVDAVMDNREYLPSMVTVNKADLIDRDYLPTVKEQLRDRGLDPEEVVFISAEEERGMDGLKDRLWEELGLIRIYMDKPGRGVDYEEPLILFEGATVDDACEKIGGEFDDRFKFARVSGPSAKHDEQQVGRTHELADEDVLRIVARK, from the coding sequence ATGGGACTGGAAGAGGAGATCGAGGACCTCCGCGAGGAGATCGCCGAGACGCCGTACAACAAGTCGACGGAGGCACACATCGGTCGGCTGAAGGCGAAGCTCGCGGAGAAGAAGGAGAAACTCGAGAACCAGTCCTCCGCGGGCGGCGGCCACGGCTACGCCGTCGAGAAACACGGCGACGCGACGGTGGCGCTGGTCGGCTTCCCCTCCGTCGGGAAGTCGACGCTGATCAACGCCCTGACGAACGCCGACAGCGAGACCGGCTCCTACGAGTTCACGACGCTGGACGTGAACCCCGGGATGTTGCAGTTCCGCGGCGCGAACGTCCAGATGCTGGACGTACCGGGGCTCATCGAGGGGGCCGCGGGCGGCCGCGGCGGCGGGAAGGAGGTGTTGTCCGTCGTCCGGACGGCCGACCTCGTGGTGTTCGTCCTCTCGGTGTTCGAGATCGAACAGTACGACCGGCTCTCCGAGGAGCTGTACGACACGAACATCCGGCTGGACACCGAGCCCGCGAACGTCAACATCCGGAAGACGCACAAGGACGGCATCCAGGTGACGATGGGCGACGACGTGACGCTCGCCGAGGAGACGGTGAAAGACGTGCTCCGCGAGTACGGCTACGTCAACGCCGTCGTCACCATCCCCCACGACCTCACCATCGACGAGTTGGTCGACGCCGTGATGGACAACCGAGAGTACCTCCCGTCGATGGTGACGGTGAACAAGGCGGACCTGATCGACCGCGACTACCTCCCGACGGTGAAGGAGCAACTGCGCGACCGGGGGCTCGACCCCGAGGAGGTCGTCTTCATCTCCGCCGAGGAGGAACGCGGGATGGACGGGTTGAAGGACCGACTCTGGGAGGAGCTCGGTCTGATCCGGATCTACATGGACAAGCCCGGACGGGGGGTCGACTACGAGGAGCCGCTGATCCTCTTCGAGGGGGCGACGGTCGACGACGCCTGCGAGAAGATCGGCGGCGAGTTCGACGACCGGTTCAAGTTCGCCCGCGTGTCGGGGCCGAGTGCGAAACACGACGAACAGCAGGTCGGGCGGACACACGAACTGGCCGACGAGGACGTGTTGCGGATCGTCGCCCGGAAGTGA
- a CDS encoding winged helix-turn-helix domain-containing protein, translated as MATGDPHGTAEEATPTGWAAITGTPAVSAIVDTLLDLPAEREFNKSELAELAGVSRNTVGNHIDTLEAVGLVTEVSHAHRYRVDTDSPVFRAATELDVAVRDELRE; from the coding sequence GTGGCGACCGGTGACCCCCACGGGACGGCCGAAGAGGCCACACCGACCGGTTGGGCGGCGATCACTGGGACACCCGCAGTGAGTGCCATCGTCGACACGTTACTGGATCTCCCCGCGGAACGGGAGTTCAACAAGAGTGAACTCGCGGAACTGGCGGGCGTGAGTCGCAACACCGTCGGGAACCACATCGACACGCTCGAAGCCGTCGGCCTCGTCACCGAGGTCTCGCACGCACACCGCTACCGCGTCGACACCGACTCTCCGGTGTTCCGCGCGGCGACCGAACTCGACGTCGCGGTCCGGGACGAGCTCCGAGAGTAG
- a CDS encoding DUF2391 domain-containing protein, which produces MVGRNPRYAVTDTFQQAVGGFLLAGPFVVTQEVWDLAIGMAWYQALVTVGLVFAIGYAALYRADSDRDPDREAEVAGVPVRFLSLVSVSYLSVLVLALAFDAPGTFLVPLFGEDLRTIAWVTVKAVSVASVFSVIGAATADSLF; this is translated from the coding sequence ATGGTCGGGCGAAACCCTCGGTACGCCGTCACGGACACGTTCCAGCAGGCGGTGGGGGGGTTCCTCCTCGCCGGCCCGTTCGTCGTCACACAGGAGGTGTGGGATCTGGCGATCGGAATGGCGTGGTACCAGGCGCTCGTCACCGTCGGGTTGGTGTTCGCCATCGGCTACGCCGCGCTCTACCGGGCCGACTCCGACCGCGACCCGGACCGGGAGGCCGAGGTGGCGGGGGTGCCGGTGCGGTTCCTCTCGTTGGTCTCGGTGTCGTACCTCTCCGTGCTCGTGTTGGCGCTGGCGTTCGACGCCCCGGGCACGTTCCTCGTCCCGCTGTTCGGCGAGGACCTCCGTACCATCGCGTGGGTGACCGTGAAGGCCGTCAGCGTCGCCAGCGTCTTCTCCGTGATCGGTGCCGCCACCGCTGACTCGCTGTTCTGA